The sequence below is a genomic window from Streptomyces sp. NBC_00582.
GAACGTCGAGATCACCCAGCACTTCGCCCGCCGCCTCAACGAGAACGGCTTCATCGAGGAGCGGGCGATCCGCCAGGTCTACAGCCCCGCCGACGGCCGTTTCCTCCCGGACCGCTATGTCGAGGGCACCTGCCCCCACTGCGGCTACGACAAGGCCCGCGGCGACCAGTGCGAGAACTGCACCCGGGTGCTCGACCCCACCGACCTGATCAACCCCCGCTCGGCGATCTCCGGCTCCACGGACCTCGAGGTCCGTGAGACCAAGCACCTCTTCCTCCTCCAGTCCAAGCTCCAGCACGAGGTCGAGGAGTGGGTCTCCCGGCACGAGGGCGACTGGCCGCAGCTCGCCTCCTCCATCGCCCGCAAGTGGCTGAACGAGGGCCTGCACGACCGTGCCATCACCCGTGACCTGGACTGGGGCGTCCCCGTCCCGGCCGACACCTGGCCGGAGCTGGCCGCCGAGGGCAAGGTCTTCTACGTCTGGTTCGACGCGCCGATCGAGTACATCGGCGCGACGAAGGAGTGGTCGGACCTCGACCCGGAGAACCGGGACTGGAAGTCCTGGTGGTACGAGGCGGACGCGAGCGTCCGCTACACCGAGTTCATGGCCAAGGACAACGTCCCCTTCCACACGGTGATGTTCCCGGCCACCGAGCTGGGCGTGCGCGAGCCGTGGAAGAAGGTCGACTACGTCAAGGCCTTCAACTGGCTGACGTACTACGGCGGGAAGTTCTCCACGAGCCAGAAGCGGGGCGTCTTCACCGACCAGGCCCTGGACATCCTCCCGGCCGACTACTGGCGCTACTTCCTCATCGCCAACGCCCCCGAGTCGGACGACTCGTCCTTCACCTGGGAGCACTTCACGGCCACGGTGAACAAGGACCTCGCCGACACCCTGGGCAACTTCGTCAACCGCGTCCTGTCCTTCTCCCGGAAGCGCTTCGGCGACGAGGTCCCGGCGGGCAGCGCCCCCGGCGAGGCGGAGACCCGCCTCGGCGACCAGATCGCCGACCTGCTCGCCGAGTACGAGGCGCAGATGGAGGCCCTCCAGTTCCGCAAGGCGGCCGCCGCCCTGCGCGCCCTGTGGTCCGCGGGCAACTCCTACCTGGAGGAGAAGGCCCCCTGGCTGGAGATCAAGACCGACAAGGACGGCGCGGCCCTCACCCTGCGGACGGCGATGAACCTGATCCACCTCTACTCGGTGGTCTCGGAGCCCTTCATCCCGACGACGGCGAAGACCATGCGCGAGGCGTTCTCCCTCACCTCCGACACGGCCACCTGGGTCACCCCCGACGAGGCCCGCGCCCTCACCACGGTCCCCGCCGGCACCCCCTTCACCGTCCCCCCGGTCCTCTTCGCCAAGCTCACGGACGACGACCTGGCGGCCTACAAGGAGCGCTTCGGCGGCGAACCGACCGCGTAATCGCACGGAAAGCGCGTTCGAAAGGACGAGCCCGCAGGCATACTCCCCTCGACACCAGTTCAACGGTACGGGGGGCGTACGCACGGTGGACTTCACGTCCTGGGGGGACTGGCTGCGCGCCTGCTTGGGCGCGGCGGTCACCTTCCTCCTGATCATTCCGGGGTGGCGGCTGGTCGCGCGGGCGGCCGCCTTCGGTGATCCGCACCGGCACACGGGGCGCCGTATCGGCCTGGTCCCACGCCGCGCGATCCGGCCGCGCGCGGACGCCCTCCGCCCCCGACTGCGCGGGGCACGGGCGCTCCGCCGCTACTACGGCACGGCCGCCACGACACCGTTCGACGAGCAACTGGACCGGTTGGCGGAGGCGGACCGCTCGGCCCGCGTGCTGGTGGTGGGGCGCCGGGTGTGGTGTGGCGCCGTACCGCTGGCGCTGCTGCTGTCCGGCGCTCTGCTCGGGGCGTGGATCGTCGTCGGCGAGTACGTCGCAGGACCCTTCGTCGACGTCTACGGCCCCTCCACGTACCTCCCGCAGATTTTCGGTACCGACGGCTGGTACGTCCAGGGCGACGACGCCTGCGCCTCCTGGTCCCTGCTGACCGGGTGCGAGGCGGATGCCTGGCCGTGGTGGCACGGTGCCGAGAGGGGGCTGCTGTTCGGCATGGCCCTGGCGTGCGTCGGATCCGCGTGGCTCCTGCGGCGGGCGGCGCTGCGGAGCTTCGCCGTCTGGGCACGCCAGGAGCCGCCCCTGCTCGCCTGCCTGGACGCGCTCACGGCCGCCCGGGACGCCCTGCGCCTGCCGAGCCCGGAGGCGACCGTGCTCGATGAGAAGGTCGCCGAACTGCGCGTCCGGCTGCTGGACTTCGCCCGGGAGAGCCTTCCCCTCGACACGGACCGCCGTGCCGACCTGGAGGAACACTCCCGACGCGTCACCGACGCGTTGAAGGAGGCCACCGGCCGGTTCCTGAGCGACGGGACCACGGCCCTGCCCGACCTGGTGGAGTTGCTCGCCACCCTTCAGGACCGGCTGCACGCCTCCCGTTGGTTCGCCCTGCTCGACCCGGCCCAGATGGCTCCCGTGCCGTCTCCCGGCCCGCCACCCGCCCCCGCCCCGGCGGCGGCCGCCGGCCCCGCGGCCGACACCGGCCGCTGGCAGCGCTACATGTGGGTGGCCACCGCGATGCCGACCGTCCCCGCCCTGCTGGCCCTCGCGTTCACGGCGGTGACGATCAGCCAGGCCGACGAGAACCTGGGCCTCACCAGGCGTGACCAGGTGGCCACCACGTACAGCGAGGCCGTCGACGGCCTGGGCGACGACTCGATCGATGTCAGAACCAGCAACATCCTGCTCCTGCAGGGCATCATGCGCGAATCGCCGGGCGAGCAGCCGGCGATCGTCAAGATACTGAGCGGCTACATAAGGAATCGCGCGAAGATGCCCGCGAAGGCGACGGCCGACCGCCTGCGCAAGAACACCAAGACCCGCCCCGCCGCCGATGTGCAGGCAGCCCTGGACGCCCTGGGTTCACGGCTGCAGAACGTGGAAGCGGACCCGTACATCGACCTGCGCGACACCTTCCTGGTGGGTGCGGATCTCACCGGGGCCCAGTTCGCCGGCGCGGACCTGCGGGGCGCCGATCTGAGCCGTGCCTTCCTGACGCAGGGCGAGTTCAGCTATGCCCTCTTCAACAACGCCCGCATGGAGGGCGCCGAGCTGAGCGACGGCAACTTCTACGACGCCGACCTCACCTCGACCGATCTCACCGGGGCCTGGCTGGACGGAACGAATCTCGTCGACGCGGACCTCACGAGCGCCAGGCTCACCAAGGCCATCGGTGTGTACGAAGGGGACAGCGTGTACCTCGTCGACGCGGACCTGACCGCCGCCGATCTGTCGGAGGCGGATCTGAGGGGGGCGGATCTGTCGAACGCCGACCTCGGCAGGGACGACCGCCAGGGTCTCCCGGCGGCGGACGTCACCGGCACGAACTTCATCGGCGCCGACCTGGACGGCACCCGGCTGGTCGGCGTGGACCGTGCCAAGGCCCTCTGGGGGAAGCCCGCCCCGCAGGACACGGCGTAGAGGGGCCGAGGGGCCGGGGACCGAGCGCCCCGGGCCCCTCGCACCCGCCTTACTTCCCCCGGCGTCGCCGCCTGGCTGGAACGAGGAGATGCAGGCCACGAAGGACGCGGCCTTCGCGAAGGCCGTGGAGTGGCAGTCCCTGAGCCCGGTGCAGATCGGAGCCGAGGAAGCCGCCCGCACCGCTCCCGCCGACTTCCTCGCCATATGCCGCAGCGACTCCTCGTGGAGAAAGGAACCGTAGACCGTCGCCTCACGGGGACTGGCGTCCCAGTGCAACTTGGTCACACCACCCCGTGCAGGACCGCCCGTTCTTCCCGGCCCAGCCGCTCGCGCAGGTCCTTCGCCACCGCCTCCAGCGCCTGCGCGTGGCGAGGACTGAAGGCGACCGGCGGTGAGGGCTGCTCGACAGGCATCTCGGACCGTCCGCTGGCTTCTGGCCCCTGAGAACGAGGTCGTGCGGCTCGCCTGACCTCATGGGGCACGCGCAACCCCTCTGTTTTCCACCGCGTCTCCGACTACGACATCCACCAAGGGGGTACTCCATGGCGCTGTTCGGGAACGCGCACACGATCGACTCGGCGATCGCCCAGCAGGACTACGCGCGGCTGCTGGGACAGGGTGAGCAGGTGCATGCCGCGTACCTGCTGATCCGGGACACGATCCTGTTCACGGACCGGCGGCTGCTGCTGGTCGACAAGCAGGGGATCACCGGCAAGAAGGTGGAGTACCACTCCGTCCCGTACCGCAGCATCACGCACTTCGCGGTCGAGACCGCCGGCACCTTCGACCTCGACGCCGAGCTGAAGATCTGGGTGTCCGGGACGTCCATGCCGATCCAGAAGACGTTCACCAAGGGCGTGGACATCTACGAGGTGCAGGCGATCCTCACGCAGTTCGTCGCCAAGTAGCACACGCGAAGGTGGCCGGGCGGGACGCGGCTCGTGGTCCGCTCCCGCCCGGCCACCGTCTTCCGCACGGCCACCGAGTCCCTCCACCCGGTGCCGTGCCGCTGCACCGGTCGCGCCGCCGGCTTCCCCGCGGCGCTCGAACGGGGCAGGTCTGGGGCAGCCGGTTACTTCAGGACGCCCGCGCCCGTCGTCGTCGGCAGGGACGTCGGGAGGTTCTTCGCCGAGGACTCCAGGCCCGCGGTCAGGGTCGGGGTCCAGTTGACCGTCGTCTTGAGGTCCTTGGACGACGCGGCGTTGTAGGCGGCGACGAGGTCGGTCGCCGTGCCGTTGACCAGGTTGCCGGATCCCTTGATCGCGCCGGTGCCGTCGCCGCTGAGGAGCTTGGCGACCTTCACGGACGACGGGACCTTCCAGTAGTTGTCCTCGGCGACGACCTGGGCCTTGGCGCGGGAGTTGATGCTGTACAGGGGCGCGTAGCCGTTGAGGGTCGTGACGTCGTAGTAGTTGTTGTAGATGTGCACCTGGCCGACGCGGGTCAGCGGGGCGCGCTGGACGATGCCCTTCCACACGTTGTGGTGGATGGAGACGCGCAGCTTGCCGCCCGGCTCGCTGTCGCTGCTGCCGACCAGCATCGTCTTGTCGTGGCTGGTGAACTGGTTGCGCGAGACCGTCACGAGGTCGGAGCTCTTGGTGATGTCGAGCTCGCCGTCGTGGATCTGGTACTCGCGGCCGTAGTACTTGGGGTTGGCGCCGTCCAGGTGGGGCGTGTCGGTGAAGCTGTTGTGGTCGGCCCAGACATGGGTGGCGCCGCGCAGGGTCACCGAGTCGTAGTTGGAGTTCCAGTTGCCGTCGTCGCCGTCGGTCGGGTCCCACTGCGGGAAGCAGTCCTCGGTGGCGGAGAAGGCCAGGTTGCGGACGATGACGTTGTCCACGTTCTGGATCTGCAGCATGCCGCCGGTGAGGCCGGCGTTGGTGCCGGGGACGCCCACCAGCGTGGTGTTGGCGGGCACCCTGAAGACGATGTTCTTCGCCTGCTTGGTCTGGGCGGCCGCGCGGGCCTTCTCCTGGGTGCCGGAGGGGAGCTTGGAGCGGCCGTAGGTGGCGGGATCGTAGGCCTTCAGGTACGCCGAGAGGGAGTAGCCGGTGCCCGAGGCGTAGTCGGAGCAGGTCAGCTTCTTGCCCGAGTCGTCGGTGTTGGCGTCGATGGTGCCCTTGATCTTGATGATCCGGGGGGTGGTGTCGGACGCGGAGCCCAGCGCCTTCACGAGCTGGGCGCGGGTGGAGACGGTGAAGGTGTGCGCGGCGTCGGCCTTGGTGCCACCGGTGGTGCCCGTGCCGGAGGAGGCCCAGCCGTCCTTCGCGGCGAGCGTCTGGTGGTACAGGTCCACGGTCCCGGCGTTCGCGCTCATCACGATCGCACCGGCGCCGACACCGGCCGCGACGAGGGCGGCGGAGACGACGAGGGTGCGGCGGGTGCGGAGGGACCGGCGGTGGGTAGCAGCTGCCACGGGGGATCCTTACGGGGAGGAACGGGGGTTACGCCCTGTCAGTGGTCGCCGGTACGTGAAGAGTTGCCGCGCGTCCGAGAATTTTTTCCGGACCCTCGTCCGCCACTTGATCAGACTCCTCCACCCTTCGCTCACATGCCGCCTAAGGTGCCCGTCGGGGGGCGAACGGCCCCTACGGGGAGGGGAACCACACACATGGCCAGATCCGTGCTGCCGCGCCGCCGTCGCGCCGCGGCCACCGCGCTCGCCACCGTCTCGCTCGTCCTCACGGCCACCGCGCTCCCGGCCGCACCGGCCGCCGCGGCGACCGCGCTGCCGCCGTGGAGCAGCACGGCGTACCTCGCCTCCGTGAAGGCGGACGTCCAGGACGTCGTCGTCACCGGGGACGGCACCGCCGTGGCGCTCTGGGAGGAGGGGACCTCCGGCGACCTCTACGCGTCGGTGCGCCCCGCGCACAGCGACACCTGGGGCGGCAGGGTCCAGCTCGGTGACACCGTCCGCGAGGGGGCGCGCCTCGAGGTCCGGCCGGACGGATCGGTGGTCGCGTTGTGGACCACCCTCCGACAGGTCGCCTCCGCGACCCTGGGCGCCGGGCAGACGTCCTGGTCGCAGCCCACGGTGATCGCGACGGACCAGAGCAGGGACCTCGACTACCCCGAACTCGCCGTGGGGCCGGGCGGAACGGTCGCCGCCGTGTGGGTCCAGCGGGTGGGGTCCTCCGGCAGGAGCGAGGCGTACGTCGCCACCTTGACCGGAGAGAACACCTGGTCCACTCCGGCGCAGGTCAGCAACGCCGCCACCTACGCGGGCCCGACCGGTTACGGGATGGTCGCGGCGCCGCGGATCGCGTACGACGCGCAGGGCGGTCTCGTCGTGTCGTACTGGATGAAGTACGGCGAGATCTACCGGGTGATGAGCAACGCCCGGCCGTTCGACACCTCCACCTGGCCGACCCCGCAGCTCGTCGGCTCCTCCCGGGAGCTGCCCACGCTGGCCTCCGGCGCCGACGGCTCGGTCCGTCTGGTGTGGCAGGACCTGGACGGCACCTTCCAGACCGTACGGCGAACCGACGCGGCCTCCGCGTGGAGCGCGCCGCAGACCGCCGCGACCGCCGTCGGCGACCCCGCCAGGACCCCGGATCCGCTGGTCGGGCCGGACGGCGACATCACCCTCGTCTGGTACGACCGGGCCACGGGCGCCAACGACGTCCGCACCACCACCTTCGACAGCGCCGCCGGCACCTGGTCGGCGTCGAGGACCCTGAACTCCGCCGACGCCGAGTACTCCCCGGACGCGGCCATCGCCCCCGACGGCTCGGTCCATGTGCTGTGGCCCGAGCTCGACGCCGGCCAGACGACGGCGACCAGCCTCTACGAGGCCACCCTCGTCGACGGTGCGTGGACGTCGGCCCGCCGGGTGGGCGGCGGCTCTCCGTCGGTGCGCGGCGAGATCGCGGCGAACTCGGCGGGCGACGCCACCGCCGTGTGGGGCCGGGCGAGCAGCCTGTCGGCCTACGCGTACGTGAACGCCTCCCGCACCGTCTGGCCCACGCTCGCGGTGACCGACAGGTCCGTCCCGGCCACCGTGCCGCTCAAGGGCACCACCTCCTCCAGCGCCGCCTGGAAACCGGCCTGGACGACGAACTCCCCGGTCGCCTCCTGGACGCTCACCCTCAG
It includes:
- a CDS encoding pentapeptide repeat-containing protein: MDFTSWGDWLRACLGAAVTFLLIIPGWRLVARAAAFGDPHRHTGRRIGLVPRRAIRPRADALRPRLRGARALRRYYGTAATTPFDEQLDRLAEADRSARVLVVGRRVWCGAVPLALLLSGALLGAWIVVGEYVAGPFVDVYGPSTYLPQIFGTDGWYVQGDDACASWSLLTGCEADAWPWWHGAERGLLFGMALACVGSAWLLRRAALRSFAVWARQEPPLLACLDALTAARDALRLPSPEATVLDEKVAELRVRLLDFARESLPLDTDRRADLEEHSRRVTDALKEATGRFLSDGTTALPDLVELLATLQDRLHASRWFALLDPAQMAPVPSPGPPPAPAPAAAAGPAADTGRWQRYMWVATAMPTVPALLALAFTAVTISQADENLGLTRRDQVATTYSEAVDGLGDDSIDVRTSNILLLQGIMRESPGEQPAIVKILSGYIRNRAKMPAKATADRLRKNTKTRPAADVQAALDALGSRLQNVEADPYIDLRDTFLVGADLTGAQFAGADLRGADLSRAFLTQGEFSYALFNNARMEGAELSDGNFYDADLTSTDLTGAWLDGTNLVDADLTSARLTKAIGVYEGDSVYLVDADLTAADLSEADLRGADLSNADLGRDDRQGLPAADVTGTNFIGADLDGTRLVGVDRAKALWGKPAPQDTA
- a CDS encoding FG-GAP-like repeat-containing protein; amino-acid sequence: MARSVLPRRRRAAATALATVSLVLTATALPAAPAAAATALPPWSSTAYLASVKADVQDVVVTGDGTAVALWEEGTSGDLYASVRPAHSDTWGGRVQLGDTVREGARLEVRPDGSVVALWTTLRQVASATLGAGQTSWSQPTVIATDQSRDLDYPELAVGPGGTVAAVWVQRVGSSGRSEAYVATLTGENTWSTPAQVSNAATYAGPTGYGMVAAPRIAYDAQGGLVVSYWMKYGEIYRVMSNARPFDTSTWPTPQLVGSSRELPTLASGADGSVRLVWQDLDGTFQTVRRTDAASAWSAPQTAATAVGDPARTPDPLVGPDGDITLVWYDRATGANDVRTTTFDSAAGTWSASRTLNSADAEYSPDAAIAPDGSVHVLWPELDAGQTTATSLYEATLVDGAWTSARRVGGGSPSVRGEIAANSAGDATAVWGRASSLSAYAYVNASRTVWPTLAVTDRSVPATVPLKGTTSSSAAWKPAWTTNSPVASWTLTLSDTAGRTVRTLTGSADPATGSTTLAPVWNGRTSTGAVAVNGRYTWTLKAVQWGSGTASGLGTGTVTVNGGSPAFRDFGGHDVPTDGLGDLLHLDSSGRLQWALGDGTGELETGASAAGWSTGVKAVPFGDLNGERCNDVLVRVGDALRAYRPACGTAPKPSTTYKTISTTGWKQYDVLTYPGDVTDDGRPDLIARNASTGAVYLYKGTSTATLSSRVKLYDNWKTYKKVVGAGDLNGDGVGDLIAQDTSNNLYRYYGKGNGTFSARVKIFSAWGSSYNVVVGVGDLNRDGRSDLLARDSAGNLYRQLGNGRGSYGSRVKIGGGYAGFKGLF
- a CDS encoding PH domain-containing protein, which codes for MALFGNAHTIDSAIAQQDYARLLGQGEQVHAAYLLIRDTILFTDRRLLLVDKQGITGKKVEYHSVPYRSITHFAVETAGTFDLDAELKIWVSGTSMPIQKTFTKGVDIYEVQAILTQFVAK
- the metG gene encoding methionine--tRNA ligase gives rise to the protein MARHLITSALPYINGIKHLGNMVGSMLPADVYSRYLRQRGHDVLYICATDEHGTPAELAAKEQGIPVAEFCAQAHDAQKAVYDGFALAFDYFGRSSSPQNVEITQHFARRLNENGFIEERAIRQVYSPADGRFLPDRYVEGTCPHCGYDKARGDQCENCTRVLDPTDLINPRSAISGSTDLEVRETKHLFLLQSKLQHEVEEWVSRHEGDWPQLASSIARKWLNEGLHDRAITRDLDWGVPVPADTWPELAAEGKVFYVWFDAPIEYIGATKEWSDLDPENRDWKSWWYEADASVRYTEFMAKDNVPFHTVMFPATELGVREPWKKVDYVKAFNWLTYYGGKFSTSQKRGVFTDQALDILPADYWRYFLIANAPESDDSSFTWEHFTATVNKDLADTLGNFVNRVLSFSRKRFGDEVPAGSAPGEAETRLGDQIADLLAEYEAQMEALQFRKAAAALRALWSAGNSYLEEKAPWLEIKTDKDGAALTLRTAMNLIHLYSVVSEPFIPTTAKTMREAFSLTSDTATWVTPDEARALTTVPAGTPFTVPPVLFAKLTDDDLAAYKERFGGEPTA
- a CDS encoding pectate lyase family protein, coding for MAAATHRRSLRTRRTLVVSAALVAAGVGAGAIVMSANAGTVDLYHQTLAAKDGWASSGTGTTGGTKADAAHTFTVSTRAQLVKALGSASDTTPRIIKIKGTIDANTDDSGKKLTCSDYASGTGYSLSAYLKAYDPATYGRSKLPSGTQEKARAAAQTKQAKNIVFRVPANTTLVGVPGTNAGLTGGMLQIQNVDNVIVRNLAFSATEDCFPQWDPTDGDDGNWNSNYDSVTLRGATHVWADHNSFTDTPHLDGANPKYYGREYQIHDGELDITKSSDLVTVSRNQFTSHDKTMLVGSSDSEPGGKLRVSIHHNVWKGIVQRAPLTRVGQVHIYNNYYDVTTLNGYAPLYSINSRAKAQVVAEDNYWKVPSSVKVAKLLSGDGTGAIKGSGNLVNGTATDLVAAYNAASSKDLKTTVNWTPTLTAGLESSAKNLPTSLPTTTGAGVLK